A genomic window from Motacilla alba alba isolate MOTALB_02 chromosome 2, Motacilla_alba_V1.0_pri, whole genome shotgun sequence includes:
- the HHLA1 gene encoding HERV-H LTR-associating protein 1 isoform X1 — translation MKTSQTCWRSASIMQGLCWHVAAKMGLGFLCLFLVFSTASCLRKENKKEKQLAVLATAELPAKSLDLAAINLTELVNGMLSTALRGTKKLFSLLSITSYSSFAFHKVSVTIYNISNAKNIDPGKFPMHYCYCLNNVTNDLTDFTALLVDIIGNSTSYLTEIFKSTSILSVRQSNDSDCIYICLMAGQTGKNLSEFLEILDKSPVINYTFSSNTSSDLDLDSIFSSFVKLQEDPNKTLDSSAEYVWTFKSTRIPLAQKGGGIPTTKFPLWPKTVGAKGSWFPSPHVDAPQPQGMARPPLSPGGSLAPSPALQPSPTDTSMFWMQTVSPQEASKLMQTEPDLPSTVLSLPPSYRPGVTLKLYSATRCPQAMLREPRVTSPPVTLIVQKINPCVMELCRFFQLCLCVGQRRYSRKEAMRYCVEYYSWFVKNASYVCERVKRVAYSHTLKQKCLKNICTSV, via the exons ATGAAG ACCAGCCAAACCTGCTGGAGGTCAGCATCCATAAtgcaggggctctgctggcatGTGGCAGCAAAGATGGGCCTGGGATTTCTATGtctctttctggttttcagcaCAG CTTCGTGcctaagaaaagaaaataagaaagagaagCAATTGGCAGTGCTGGCTACTGCAG agctgcctgcaaAGTCCCTGGACCTGGCTGCTATTAACCTGACAGAGCTGGTGAATGGGATGCTGAGCACTGCACTCAGAG GTACCAAGAAACTCTTCTCATTGCTGAGCATCACCTCTTACAGCTCGTTTGCCTTCCACAAAGTGTCAGTCACCATTTACAACA TCTCTAATGCAAAAAATATTGACCCTGGCAAGTTCCCTATGCACTACTGCTACTGTTTGAATAATGTGACAAATGACTTGACAG ATTTTACAGCTCTACTTGTTGATATCATTGGAAACTCCACCAGTTATCTCACAGAAATTTTCAAATCCACTTCTATTCTCTCAg tGCGTCAGAGCAATGACTCTGATTGTATCTACATCTGTTTGATGGCAGGGCAGACAG GGAAAAATCTGTCTGAATTTTTGGAAATACTAGATAAGTCTCCTGTTATTAATTACACATTTTCCAGTAACACATCATCTGACCTGG ACCTAGATTCGATTTTCTCAAGTTTCGTGAAATTGCAGGAAGACCCAAACAAGACACTGGATTCATCAGCAGAATATGTGTGGACATTTAAAT CTACCAGGATCCCTCTTGCCCAGAAAGGAGGGGGAATCCCCACCACGAAGTTCCCGCTGTGGCCAAAGACAGTTGGAGCCAAAGGATCGTGGTTTCCATCACCCCACGTGGATGCTCCCCAGCCCCAAGGCATGGCCAGACCCCCCCTGAGCCCTGGGGGGAGCTTGGCCCCatcaccagccctgcagcccagcccca CAGACACGTCCATGTTTTGGATGCAGACAGTGTCTCCACAAGAAGCCAGCAAACTGATGCAAACAGAGCCAG ATTTGCCTTCCACAGTACTGTCTCTGCCACCTTCCTACCGACCTGGTGTGACTCTGAAACTTTACTCAGCTACCA GGTGCCCACAGGCAATGCTCAGAGAGCCCCGTGTGACCTCACCTCCTGTCACCCTCATAGTGCAGAAGATCAACCCCTGTGTGATGGAGCTCTGTAGGTTCTTtcagctgtgcctctgtgtTGGTCAGAGAAGATATTCCAGAAAGGAAGCCATGAG ATACTGTGTTGAATACTATTCCTGGTTTGTGAAAAATGCAAGTTATGTCTGCGAAAGAGTCAAAAGAGTTGCTTACTCCCACA CATTAAAGCAAAAATGCCTTAAAAACATCTGTACATCAGTTTAG
- the HHLA1 gene encoding HERV-H LTR-associating protein 1 isoform X2: protein MQGLCWHVAAKMGLGFLCLFLVFSTASCLRKENKKEKQLAVLATAELPAKSLDLAAINLTELVNGMLSTALRGTKKLFSLLSITSYSSFAFHKVSVTIYNISNAKNIDPGKFPMHYCYCLNNVTNDLTDFTALLVDIIGNSTSYLTEIFKSTSILSVRQSNDSDCIYICLMAGQTGKNLSEFLEILDKSPVINYTFSSNTSSDLDLDSIFSSFVKLQEDPNKTLDSSAEYVWTFKSTRIPLAQKGGGIPTTKFPLWPKTVGAKGSWFPSPHVDAPQPQGMARPPLSPGGSLAPSPALQPSPTDTSMFWMQTVSPQEASKLMQTEPDLPSTVLSLPPSYRPGVTLKLYSATRCPQAMLREPRVTSPPVTLIVQKINPCVMELCRFFQLCLCVGQRRYSRKEAMRYCVEYYSWFVKNASYVCERVKRVAYSHTLKQKCLKNICTSV from the exons AtgcaggggctctgctggcatGTGGCAGCAAAGATGGGCCTGGGATTTCTATGtctctttctggttttcagcaCAG CTTCGTGcctaagaaaagaaaataagaaagagaagCAATTGGCAGTGCTGGCTACTGCAG agctgcctgcaaAGTCCCTGGACCTGGCTGCTATTAACCTGACAGAGCTGGTGAATGGGATGCTGAGCACTGCACTCAGAG GTACCAAGAAACTCTTCTCATTGCTGAGCATCACCTCTTACAGCTCGTTTGCCTTCCACAAAGTGTCAGTCACCATTTACAACA TCTCTAATGCAAAAAATATTGACCCTGGCAAGTTCCCTATGCACTACTGCTACTGTTTGAATAATGTGACAAATGACTTGACAG ATTTTACAGCTCTACTTGTTGATATCATTGGAAACTCCACCAGTTATCTCACAGAAATTTTCAAATCCACTTCTATTCTCTCAg tGCGTCAGAGCAATGACTCTGATTGTATCTACATCTGTTTGATGGCAGGGCAGACAG GGAAAAATCTGTCTGAATTTTTGGAAATACTAGATAAGTCTCCTGTTATTAATTACACATTTTCCAGTAACACATCATCTGACCTGG ACCTAGATTCGATTTTCTCAAGTTTCGTGAAATTGCAGGAAGACCCAAACAAGACACTGGATTCATCAGCAGAATATGTGTGGACATTTAAAT CTACCAGGATCCCTCTTGCCCAGAAAGGAGGGGGAATCCCCACCACGAAGTTCCCGCTGTGGCCAAAGACAGTTGGAGCCAAAGGATCGTGGTTTCCATCACCCCACGTGGATGCTCCCCAGCCCCAAGGCATGGCCAGACCCCCCCTGAGCCCTGGGGGGAGCTTGGCCCCatcaccagccctgcagcccagcccca CAGACACGTCCATGTTTTGGATGCAGACAGTGTCTCCACAAGAAGCCAGCAAACTGATGCAAACAGAGCCAG ATTTGCCTTCCACAGTACTGTCTCTGCCACCTTCCTACCGACCTGGTGTGACTCTGAAACTTTACTCAGCTACCA GGTGCCCACAGGCAATGCTCAGAGAGCCCCGTGTGACCTCACCTCCTGTCACCCTCATAGTGCAGAAGATCAACCCCTGTGTGATGGAGCTCTGTAGGTTCTTtcagctgtgcctctgtgtTGGTCAGAGAAGATATTCCAGAAAGGAAGCCATGAG ATACTGTGTTGAATACTATTCCTGGTTTGTGAAAAATGCAAGTTATGTCTGCGAAAGAGTCAAAAGAGTTGCTTACTCCCACA CATTAAAGCAAAAATGCCTTAAAAACATCTGTACATCAGTTTAG